In one Bombus fervidus isolate BK054 chromosome 16, iyBomFerv1, whole genome shotgun sequence genomic region, the following are encoded:
- the LOC139995898 gene encoding INO80 complex subunit C-like isoform X3: MKFRSTSTTGKKRTWRSLKQVLAQERTLPWPVEVVHYSSINAPPSFRPAKKYSDISGLPARYTDPQTKLYYATAEEFATVRSLPMDITAGYLALRGASSIVG, from the exons ATG AAATTTCGATCTACTAGTACCACTGGAAAGAAACGGACTTGGCGCTCATTAAAACAAGTGCTGGCTCAAGAACGCACTTTACCATGGCCTGTAGAAGTAGTGCATT ATAGTTCTATTAATGCACCGCCAAGCTTCAGGCCAGCAAAGAAATATTCTGATATTTCTGGGTTACCC GCACGATATACAGATCCACAAACTAAATTATACTATGCAACGGCAGAAGAATTTGCAACAGTCCGAAGTCTACCAATGGATATAACTGCTGGATATTTAGCATTGCGCGGCGCTTCCAGTATCGTTGGATAA
- the Sas10 gene encoding UTP3 small subunit processome component Sas10, translated as MKNFNMRNKKSAIKITEMNEGTMDLEDVDINEVINSEEEYSENERELLRKVRDRQSSESYDSDYEVYGLHNANEQNQDDTEDEVQTDSMESDIEGLQEDSTLPNEKAWGKKKKAYYSTDFVDPDYTSISQKDLVQAEMEEEEARNIQKRLADQLDDIDFGLDFIQTRNDDQKAYESTEQFIKTDLSKLSKRQKQIMMQKESPEFIVLVNDFKDHMAEARDSLAPFLKLIKDGILPNCPTVSFIKTKYHLLLNYCINISFYLMLKAKRLPVNSHPIIKRLAQYRQLLNQLESAQGNLIQEIQEMLRAEREGKVLYNILNGNKININKQKTYRFKEKANCVKRSTNEIINADSLESELKTENVNEEKVSYNSKEKMESTDMSDLVVEDQGKRAITYQIAKNKGLTPYRKKEQRNPRVKHRNKYRKAKIRRKGAIREVRKEITRYAGEISGIKASVKKSIKLK; from the exons atgaaaaattttaatatgagaaataaaaagag TGCAATAAAGATAACAGAAATGAACGAAGGAACAATGGATTTAGAAGATGTAGATATAAATGAAGTCATAAATTCTGAAGAAGAATACTCAGAAAATGAACGTGAATTACTTAGAAAAGTACGAGATAGACAGTCTTCGGAAAGTTACGATAGTGATTATGAAGTATATGGATTACACAACGCAAATGAACAGAACCAAGATGATACAGAAGATGAAGTCCAGACAGATTCCATGGAATCTGATATTGAAGGATTACAAGAAGATTCTACCTTACCAAATGAAAAAGCctggggaaaaaagaaaaaagcttaTTACTCTACTGATTTTGTGGATCCTGATTATACTAGTATCAGCCAAAAAGATTTAGTTCAAGCAGaaatggaagaagaagaggccAGAAATATTCAGAAGAGATTGGCGGATCAATTGGATGACATTGATTTTGGACTAGATTTTATACAAACAAGAAATGATGATCAAAAGGCATATGAGAGTACAGAACAATTTATAAAGACAGATCTCAGTAAACTTAGCAAAAGACAAAAGCAAATAATGATGCAGAAGGAAAGTCCTGAATTTATAGTTCTTGTAAATGATTTTAAAG ATCACATGGCAGAAGCAAGAGATTCACTGGCACCATTTCTAAAGTTAATTAAAGATGGTATTCTTCCTAATTGCCCCACAGTTTCTTTCATAAAGACAAAGTACcatcttttattaaattattgtatcAATATCTCTTTCTATTTAATGCTGAAGGCAAAAAGATTGCCTGTTAATTCTCATCCAATTATAAAACGTCTAGCACAATATCGTCAGTTATTAAATCAATTGGAATCTGCACAAGGAAATTTAATACAAGAAATACAGGAAATGTTAAGAGCAGAGAGAGAAGGGAaagtattgtataatatattaaatggcaataaaataaacatcaATAAACAAAAGACATATCGTTTCAAAGAAAAAGCAAATTGTGTAAAAAGATCTACAAATGAAATCATAAATGCGGATTCTTTAGAATCTGAATTGAAGAcagaaaatgtaaatgaagAAAAGGTTTCGTATAATAGTAAAGAGAAGATGGAAAGTACCGACATGTCAGACCTTGTAGTTGAAGATCAAGGAAAAAGAGCAATTACATATCAAATAGCAAAAAATAAAggtttaacgccatatcgtaaaaAAGAACAACGCAATCCCAGAGTAAaacatagaaataaatatcgtaaagCTAAAATTCGTAGGAAAGGAGcg ataagagaagtaagaaaagaaattactcGTTACGCTGGAGAGATATCGGGTATTAAAGCTAGTGTAAAGAAAAGtatcaaattgaaataa
- the LOC139995898 gene encoding uncharacterized protein isoform X1, which yields MFEILKFNMDKFIHTFIQNLGLRIESHACKKFNKITYISNMNKSYIAKQLYSAEEIKDINIQQDLDFSSEENIKYFMEKHVNLFDKLTYLNNAQILTSHLKNINTMILQKIKLRWKYNGSIKKREIKTWNKIVTYNKKLGTNLANKLNGSQGKLLSSSGCKRKYVNFSNYKRYKFKKAALENFKLLYHNTTISNDHRSDNILVTDNDKKTSFLRHSLPNIMINITNKQIEMIEQFLWLYVKDVEYMKRNIQVTLHIAKNSKYNYDTKNQIEYNQVLCHHAILCLIEPSDKGAVLIEDNLPVIVQKYLVHGYKYHFDFQRGSKDYYAAVLILSQWAKVLVKHINTTMMHTISGILGCDVERILVLYNPRGK from the exons ATGTTtgagatattaaaattcaatatggATAAATTTATACACACATTTATACAGAATTTAGGTTTAAGAATTGAATCTCATGCCTGCAAGAAGTTTAACAAGATTacatatatatcaaatatgaATAAATCTTATATAGCAAAGCAACTATATTCTGCAgaggaaataaaagatattaatatacagCAAGATTTGGATTTTTCTAGTgaagaaaacataaaatatttcatggaaAAGCATGTTAATCTCTTTGATAAACTCacttatttaaataatgcaCAAATTTTAACCTCTCATTTgaagaatattaatacaatgattcttcagaaaataaaactaaGATGGAAATATAATGGAAgtataaaaaagagagaaattaaAACATGGAACAAAATTGTAACTTATAACAAGAAACTAGGAACAAATTTAGCAAATAAATTGAATGGGTCACAGGGCAAATTATTATCCTCTTCAGGATGCAAacgaaaatatgtaaatttttctaattataaaagatataaatttaaaaaggctgctcttgaaaattttaaactaCTTTATCATAACACAACAATATCCAATGATCACAGAAGTGATAACATTTTAGTAACAGATAACGATAAGAAAACATCTTTTCTTAGGCACAGTTTACCAAACATTATGATAAATATCACAAACAAGCAAATAGAAATgattgaacaatttttatggTTGTATGTAAAAGATGTAGAATATATGAAAAGAAACATACAAGTTACTCTTCATATCGCAAAG aattcaaaatataattatgatacAAAGAACCAGATAGAATATAATCAAGTACTTTGTCATCATGCAATTCTATGTTTAATTGAACCAAGTGATAAGGGTGCTGTTTTAATTGAAGATAATTTACCAGttattgttcaaaaatatctcGTACATGGTTATAAATACCATTTTGATTTTCAGAG AGGTTCAAAGGACTATTATGCAGCTGTACTTATTTTAAGTCAATGGGCCAAGGTTCTAGTTAAACATATAAACACAACTATGATGCATACAATTTCTGGTATATTAGGATGTGATGTAGAAAGGATATTGGTTTTATATAATCCAAGAGGGAAATGA
- the Tpi gene encoding triose phosphate isomerase, with translation MGRKFFVGGNWKMNGTKSEIDGIVAFLKNGPLDSNVEIVVGVPSIYLTYVKNILPNNVSIAGQNTYKVAKGAFTGEISPVMLLDNGIPWVILGHSERRNVFGETDELVAEKVAHALEAGLKVIACIGEKLEEREAGKTEEVVFRQTKAIADKIKSWDNVVLAYEPVWAIGTGKTATPQQAQEVHEKLRDWFSKNVNQTVAETVRIIYGGSVTAGNAKDLAKEKDIDGFLVGGASLKPDFVQIVNAKQ, from the exons ATGGGCCGAAAATTTTTTGTCGGTGGTAATTGGAAAATGAACGGTACCAAGAGTGAAATAGATGGTATCGTTGCCTTTTTAAAAAACGGTCCACTTGATTCAAATGTTG aGATTGTTGTTGGCGTACCATCAATATACTTAACGTATGTTAAGAATATATTACCTAACAATGTTAGTATTGCTGGACAAAATACATACAAGGTTGCCAAAGGAGCATTTACAGGAGAAATAAGTCCTGTCATGCTTTTGGACAATGGAATCCCATGGGTAATTCTTGGTCACTCTGAGCGTAGAAATGTTTTTGGTGAAACAGATGAATTAGTAGCAGAAAAAGTAGCCCATGCTTTAGAAGCTGGATTAAag GTGATAGCATGTATTGGAGAGAAATTGGAAGAGAGAGAAGCTGGTAAAACAGAGGAAGTAGTCTTTAGGCAAACTAAAGCTATTGCAGATAAAATCAAATCATGGGACAATGTAGTTCTTGCCTATGAACCAGTCTGGGCAATCGGAACAGGCAAAACAGCTACACCACAACAAGCTCAAGAAGTCCACGAAAAGTTGAGAGATTGGTTCTCTAAAAATGTCAATCAAACTGTAGCAGAGACTGTTAGAATTATCTATGGAGGTTCAGTAACAGCAGGAAATGCAAAAGACTTggcaaaagagaaagatatagATGGATTTTTAGTTGGAGGGGCATCTTTAAAACCTGACTTTGTACAAATCGTCAATGCTAAGCAGTGA
- the P23 gene encoding LOW QUALITY PROTEIN: cytosolic prostaglandin E synthase (The sequence of the model RefSeq protein was modified relative to this genomic sequence to represent the inferred CDS: deleted 1 base in 1 codon): protein MATVTARKLNLETLSNHGSTARYVCALCLFASYGTKLLNMTQEGQLPPPPVMWAQRKEILFVTICLEDCKDPTINIEPQMIYFKGVGGTEQKMHEVTINLYGEVIPNRTNQNLRGRTLELVLVKKEEGPYWPRLTKEKTKAHWLKSDFNKWKDEDDSDDEGGMEGSGNDLEEMMRQMGGLGGSGDSKPSFDDLDALGDEGDGMDSDDDDLPDLLE, encoded by the exons ATGGCCACGGTTACGGCAAGAAAG TTGAATCTCGAAACACTCTCGAATCACGGATCTACGGCGCGATACGTATGTGCTCTATGTTTGTTTGCTTCTTACGGAACGAAGCTCTTG AATATGACTCAAGAAGGACA aTTGCCTCCCCCACCTGTTATGTGGGCtcagagaaaagaaattttatttgttactatCTGTCTAGAAGATTGCAAAGATCCTACAATTAACATCGAACCacaaatgatatattttaaaggaGTAGGTGGAACTGAACAAAAAATGCATGAAGTAACGATTAACCTATATGGAGAAGTTATTCCAAACAGAACTAATCAAAACCTAAGAGGAAGGACTTTAGAGTTAGTTCttgttaaaaaagaagaaggtcCATATTGGCCAAgattaacaaaagaaaaaacgaaagccCATTGGTTAAAAAGCGATTTTAATAAATGGAAGGATGAAGATGATAGTGACGATGAAGGTGGAATGGAAGGAAGTGGCAACGATTTGGAAGAA ATGATGCGACAGATGGGTGGTCTAGGAGGATCGGGAGATAGTAAACCGAGCTTCGATGATTTAGATGCTTTAGGAGATGAAGGTGATGGAATGGATAGCGATGACGACGATCTACCCGATCTGCTGGAATGA
- the Mrpl20 gene encoding mitochondrial ribosomal protein L20: MVFLTAQLFVRCRGPDEFWRKRQIFKLAAHYIGRRRNCYNIAIRNVHRALLKSTIGRELKKEDMKELWETRINCAAMEHNSNIKILLEGLNRCNILLNRKSLSTLAVWEPRTFKCLSDIACAKAKLGGFRKVVNKSMPETVIVKGLIDELD, encoded by the exons ATGGTATTTTTAACTGCGCAATTATTTGTAAGATGTCGAGGTCCCGATGAATTCTGGCGAAAACGTCAAATATTTAAGCTCGCTGcg catTATATTGGAAGGAGAagaaattgttataatatagCCATTAGAAATGTACACAGAGCATTACTAAAATCTACAATAGGAAGAGAgctgaaaaaagaagatatgaAAGAG CTTTGGGAAACCAGAATAAATTGTGCAGCAATGGAacataatagtaatataaagATTCTATTGGAAGGATTAAAcagatgtaatattttattaaatcgtaAATCTTTATCAACATTGGCTGTTTGGGAACCAAGAACATTTAAATGCTTATCTGATATTGCTTGTGCAAAAGCAAAACTGGGAGGATTTAGAAAAGTTGTTAATAAATCTATGCCTGAAACTGTTATAGTTAAAGGATTAATTGACGAACTggattga
- the LOC139995898 gene encoding INO80 complex subunit C-like isoform X2 has protein sequence MVNEEVVEFNKKSQPVYKNPIFQQKFRSTSTTGKKRTWRSLKQVLAQERTLPWPVEVVHYSSINAPPSFRPAKKYSDISGLPARYTDPQTKLYYATAEEFATVRSLPMDITAGYLALRGASSIVG, from the exons atggtaaATGAAGAAGTAGTggaatttaataagaaatcaCAACCAGTTTACAAGAATCCAATTTTTCAACAGAAATTTCGATCTACTAGTACCACTGGAAAGAAACGGACTTGGCGCTCATTAAAACAAGTGCTGGCTCAAGAACGCACTTTACCATGGCCTGTAGAAGTAGTGCATT ATAGTTCTATTAATGCACCGCCAAGCTTCAGGCCAGCAAAGAAATATTCTGATATTTCTGGGTTACCC GCACGATATACAGATCCACAAACTAAATTATACTATGCAACGGCAGAAGAATTTGCAACAGTCCGAAGTCTACCAATGGATATAACTGCTGGATATTTAGCATTGCGCGGCGCTTCCAGTATCGTTGGATAA
- the LOC139995898 gene encoding INO80 complex subunit C-like isoform X4, producing MKFRSTSTTGKKRTWRSLKQVLAQERTLPWPVEVVHYSSINAPPSFRPAKKYSDISGLPARYTDPQTKLYYATAEEFATVRSLPMDITAGYLALRGASSIVG from the exons atg AAATTTCGATCTACTAGTACCACTGGAAAGAAACGGACTTGGCGCTCATTAAAACAAGTGCTGGCTCAAGAACGCACTTTACCATGGCCTGTAGAAGTAGTGCATT ATAGTTCTATTAATGCACCGCCAAGCTTCAGGCCAGCAAAGAAATATTCTGATATTTCTGGGTTACCC GCACGATATACAGATCCACAAACTAAATTATACTATGCAACGGCAGAAGAATTTGCAACAGTCCGAAGTCTACCAATGGATATAACTGCTGGATATTTAGCATTGCGCGGCGCTTCCAGTATCGTTGGATAA
- the LOC139995914 gene encoding 10 kDa heat shock protein, mitochondrial yields MAAANAIKRLIPLFDRVLIQRAEAVTKTKGGIVLPEKAQAKVLQGTVVAIGPGQRNDKGEHIPLSIKVGDVVLLPEYGGTKVELEDNKEFHLFRESDILAKLEV; encoded by the exons ATG gCTGCAGCTAATGCCATTAAGAGACTTATACCTCTATTTGATAGAGTTCTTATACAAAGAGCCGAGGCTGTAACAAAAACAAAAGGTGGCATCGTTTTACCAGAAAAAGCTCAAGCAAAAGTCTTACAAGGAACTGTTGTGGCAATTGGACCGGGACAAAGAAATGAT AAAGGAGAACACATCCCTTTAAGTATCAAAGTTGGTGATGTTGTATTATTGCCAGAATATGGTGGAACTAAGGTAGAACTTGAAgataataaagaatttcatttattccgTGAGTCGGATATACTGGCAAAATTAGAAGTTTAA
- the LOC139995878 gene encoding heat shock protein 60A: MHRLPTVLRGAALRQLQARSYAKDVRFGAEVRALMLQGVDILADAVAVTMGPKGRNVILEQSWGSPKITKDGVTVAKGVELKDKFQNIGAKLVQDVANNTNEEAGDGTTTATVLARAIAKEGFEKISKGANPVEIRRGVMLAVDKVKDELKTLSKPVTTPEEIAQVATISANGDKAIGNLISDAMKKVGKEGVITVKDGKTLHDELEVIEGMKFDRGYISPYFINSSKGAKVEFQDALLLFSEKKISSVQSIIPALELANSQRKPLVIIAEDIDGEALSTLVVNRLKIGLQVAAVKAPGFGDNRKATLQDMAILTGGIVFGDDANLVKLENVQLCDLGEVGEVIITKDDTLILKGKGKKVDIDHRADVIRDQIANTTSDYEKEKLQERLARLASGVAVLRVGGSSEVEVNEKKDRVHDALNATRAAVEEGIVPGGGTALLRCIPALKNLKASNNDQETGIKIVANALRMPCLQIAQNAGVDASLVVAKVSDSNLGYDALNDEYVDMIEKGIIDPTKVVRTALTDAAGVASLLTTAEAVVTELPKEEPQMPMGGGGMGGMGGMGGMGGMGM, from the exons atgCACAGATTACCAACTGTATTGCGTGGTGCAGCACTACGTCAATTACAAGCTCGTTCATATGCTAAAGATGTACGTTTTGGGGCTGAAGTTAGAGCACTCATGTTGCAAGGTGTTGATATTTTAGCAGATGCAGTTGCAGTAACAATGGGTCCAAAAGGACGTAATGTCATCTTAGAACAAAGTTGGGGTAGTCCAAAAATTACTAAAGATGGTGTCACAGTTGCTAAGGGAGTTGAgttaaaagataaatttcaaaatattggaGCAAAGTTAGTACAAGATGtagcaaataatacaaacgaAGAGGCAGGTGATGGTACGACTACAGCTACAGTTCTAGCAAGAGCCATTGCTAAAGAaggatttgaaaaaattagtaAAGGTGCTAATCCTGTAGAAATAAGAAGAG GTGTAATGTTAGCAGTTGATAAGGTCAAGGACGAGTTAAAAACCTTAAGTAAGCCAGTAACAACTCCAGAGGAAATTGCACAAGTAGCAACTATTTCAGCCAATGGGGATAAGGCAATTGGTAATCTTATTTCGGATGCTATGAAAAAAGTTGGAAAAGAAGGTGTAATCACCGTAAAAGATGGTAAAACGCTACACGACGAACTGGAAGTTATAGAAGGAATGAAATTTGACAGGGGATATATATCTCCATACTTCATAAATTCTAGTAAAGGAGCAAAAGTTGAATTCCAAGATGCACTATTGCTTTTCAGTGAGAAAAAGATATCGTCTGTGCAGTCTATAATTCCAGCATTGGAATTAGCGAATTCCCAACGAAAACCGCTTGTCATTATAGCAGAAGACATTGATGGTGAAGCGCTGTCAACGCTTGTGGTCAATAGATTGAAAATTGGTTTGCAGGTGGCTGCAGTTAAAGCCCCTGGTTTTGGAGACAATAGAAAAGCAACACTTCAAGATATGGCGATTTTGACTGGAGGGATTGTATTTGGCGATGATGCAAATCTcgttaaattagaaaatgtgCAGTTATGTGATTTAGGCGAAGTAGGAGAagttataattacaaaagatGATACACTCATCCTGAAGGGCAAAGGGAAAAAAGTTGATATAGATCATAGAGCAGATGTAATTAGAGATCAAATTGCAAATACAACTTCTGAttatgaaaaggaaaaactgCAAGAACGTTTGGCAAGGTTAGCATCTGGAGTTGCAGTTCTAAGAGTTGGTGGAAGTAGCGAAGTTGAAGTTAATGAGAAAAAGGATCGTGTTCATGATGCTCTTAATGCTACTAGAGCAGCTGTTGAAGAAGGGATTGTTCCTGGAG GTGGTACAGCTCTTCTAAGATGTATTCCAGCTCTCAAAAATTTGAAAGCATCAAATAACGACCAAGAAACAGGAATAAAGATAGTGGCAAATGCATTGCGTATGCCGTGTTTACAAATTGCTCAGAATGCAGGCGTAGACGCTAGTTTAGTAGTAGCGAAAGTTAGTGACAGCAATCTTGGTTACGATGCTTTGAATGATGAGTATGTTGATATGATCGAGAAAGGTATTATCGATCCAACAAAGGTAGTGCGTACAGCACTTACTGATGCCGCGGGTGTTGCATCACTACTTACAACTGCAGAAGCAGTGGTTACTGAATTGCCTAAAGAAGAACCTCAGATGCCAATGGGCGGTGGTGGTATGGGTGGAATGGGTGGTATGGGTGGTATGGGAGGTATGGGaatgtaa
- the Dbp80 gene encoding putative ATP-dependent RNA helicase Dbp80, with amino-acid sequence MASAELEWTKYVDEQEKLSAKVSNLNIDKEPKENTANTDSKNDDGSDEQISAAEKSLFQKIIRKGLVETTQDIEVQRKDPSSPLYSVKSFEALHLKPALLKGVYAMGFNAPSKIQETALPTLLADPPQNMIAQSQSGTGKTAAFVLAMLSRVDTTKNYPQVLCLSPTYELAIQTGEVAAKMSAFCNEIKIKYAVRGEEISRGSKITEHIIIGTPGKVLDWAVKFKFFNLNKISVFVLDEADVMIATQGHQDQCIRIHKQLPRTCQMMFFSATYEPEVMKFAEIIVNNPLIIRLLKKEESLDNIKQYYVKCKDLDGKYAAITNIYGVITIGQAIIFCHTRKTAGWLAEKMTKDGHAVAVLSGELTVEQRISVLDRFRAGLEKVLITTNVLARGIDVEQVTIVVNFDLPVDQNRQADCETYLHRIGRAGRFGKSGIAINLIDSSHAMQICKDIEEHFGRKIHYLDAEDADEIEKIGA; translated from the exons ATGGCATCGGCTGAACTTGAATGGACTAAATACGTAGACGAACAAGAGAAACTATCAGCAaag GTGTCCAATCTAAATATAGATAAAGAACCTAAAGAAAATACAGCAAATACAGATTCCAAAAATGATGATGGTTCGGATGAGCAAATCTCAGCCGCAGAAAAATCATTATTCcaaaaaattatacgtaaaGGTTTGGTAGAAACAACACAAGATATAGAAGTTCAAAGAAAGGATCCATCTTCACctttatatagcgttaaatctTTCGAAGCTCTTCATCT taaacCTGCTTTATTAAAAGGAGTATATGCAATGGGATTTAATGCTCCATCAAAAATTCAAGAAACTGCATTACCTACTTTACTTGCTGATCC ACCACAAAATATGATTGCTCAGTCACAATCTGGGACAGGTAAAACAGCAGCATTTGTATTAGCAATGCTAAGCAGGGTCGATACCACCAAAAATTATCCTCAAGTGCTTTGCTTATCACCAACTTATGAATTAGCCATACAAACAGGAGAAGTAGCAGCGAAAATGTCTGCATTctgtaatgaaataaaaataaaatatgctgTAAGAGGAGAAGAAA tAAGTCGTGGATCAAAGATTACAGAACACATAATCATTGGAACACCAGGAAAAGTTTTAGATTGGGCTGTTAAATTTAAgttctttaatttaaataaaatatcagttTTTGTTTTAGATGAAGCAGATGTAATGATAGCAACACAAGGTCATCAAGACCAGTGTATTCGTATTCATAA GCAGCTTCCACGCACATGTCAAATGATGTTTTTCTCTGCAACTTATGAGCCAGAAGTGATGAAATTTGCAGAAATTATAGTTAATAATCCTTTAATAATAAGGTTActgaaaaaagaggaaagtttagataatattaaacaatattatgtaaaatgcAAGGATCTGGATGGAAAATATGCAGCTATTACCAATATATATGGTGTAATAACAATAGGACAGGCAATTATCTTTTGTCAT ACTAGAAAAACAGCTGGTTGGTTAGCCGAAAAAATGACAAAAGATGGTCATGCAGTAGCTGTTTTATCTGGGGAACTGACAGTTGAACAGAGAATTTCAGTTTTGGATCGTTTTAGAGCTGGTCTTGAAAAAGTTCTTATCACAACTAATGTTTTAGCCAGAG GTATTGACGTTGAACAAGTAACAATAGTTGTCAATTTTGATTTACCAGTGGATCAAAATCGACAAGCAGATTGTGAAACATATTTGCATAGAATTGGTCGTGCTGGACGTTTTGGTAAATCTGGAATTGCTATTAATCTAATAGATTCGTCTCATGCAATGCAGATATGTAAGGATATAGAAGAACattttggaagaaaaatacattaccTTGATGCAGAAGATGCagatgaaatagaaaaaataggaGCCTAG